In Podarcis muralis chromosome 7, rPodMur119.hap1.1, whole genome shotgun sequence, the genomic stretch TTTTTTCCCTCTGCCTCAAGAGCTTTGGACAAAACCCTCTTGGTGTCATCAGCAGCACCCGATATGCATTTCTGCAGCATGAAGTAGGTGCGAGGAAGCGAAATCCCAACGGACAGAAGGCAGCCAAAGATGGGGAAATGCTCCCAGCGGTGGTATTCATAAGCCATCACTGAGAGTCCCACCAAGTCTGGCAGCACCCATAAAATGGCAGAGAACATTCCCAGGGACTGCATTGCTGCTTTAAGGGCTGTGCTTTTCTTTCCAACACGCTGGGCCAGAGCTGCAAGGGATGGAGTGTCCAGGCCAAAGTCTAGGAAGCACCAGGAGCGGAACTTACTAAACAGAAATatgggaagaaggaagggaactgGGCTTCCAAGAGCGACCAGCAAAACAAGCCATTTGGTCCAAATCTTCTCCTTCacagtggttttctttttctctacTAAGATAGGCAGGCAGATGCTAGGGAAGCGCAGCAGGAAGGCTTGCCTCTTCAGCCGCAGGAGATCGTTCTTCAGCGTTTCCTGCAGGAGGGGGAAGTCAAAGCGGTCGGCTTCCCAGTTGGAGACGATGAAGACTTGTGGGTCCCTCACTCCTTCTCTTACCAAGCACTCTTTGCAGTCCTCCTGGATGTGCAAGAGGACCTTCTTCTCACTGTAGTCAGATGGCCGTTGCCTCCTGGCGGCCGACAGGTCCAGGTCTGCTTTGGTGCGCACAAAGTAGAAGCTCTTGCCCATATCTTGGATCTCACGGACCAGGTCAGAATGGATGGAGCGGAAGCGCTGGGAGCCGACGATGACGAAGAAATCAAAGTGATTCAAATCGACTTTCTTCTCAAATTTGTCCTCTCCAAAAGTTGCCGTTCCCCTTCCAGGGTGGTCCCAAAGGATCACTTGGGGAAGTGTTGGGTGTGGGTAATCCTTGACTTGCACTGTCGTCATCTGTATGCCAGTCGCAGCGGCACGCGGGTCATCGGCACGAAGACCCAGCATGGCATTGATGAAGGAGGACTTCCCGGAGCCGGGCTCTCCTACTACGGCAATGTGGAGCGGAGTGCTGTTGAAAAAGGGCAGTGGTTTTGCCAGCACATGCGACACAGCGCATGCCAATTGGCCCTGAGAATTGGCTACCTCAAAGTCTTCCACCATTGTGGATCTCGGTGCACTGCAGAGAAAGGAAGCAGGAAAATGTTAAGCAACCGGCCTAATTAGAAGCATTCATTTAAGAGTGGCATGCCCTCTGTAAAATTTCCAGCGTCTGCAATATCATTATCATTTGCCAAGCAACAAAGCTTTACAGGTAGAATGTATGAATCATAGAAGGGACATAGAAGGGACATCAGGAGCTGGAGTTGttgagacagcatcttaaaaagcagagacatcaccttgccaacaaaggtccgtatagttaaagctatg encodes the following:
- the LOC144328570 gene encoding interferon-inducible GTPase 5-like — protein: MVEDFEVANSQGQLACAVSHVLAKPLPFFNSTPLHIAVVGEPGSGKSSFINAMLGLRADDPRAAATGIQMTTVQVKDYPHPTLPQVILWDHPGRGTATFGEDKFEKKVDLNHFDFFVIVGSQRFRSIHSDLVREIQDMGKSFYFVRTKADLDLSAARRQRPSDYSEKKVLLHIQEDCKECLVREGVRDPQVFIVSNWEADRFDFPLLQETLKNDLLRLKRQAFLLRFPSICLPILVEKKKTTVKEKIWTKWLVLLVALGSPVPFLLPIFLFSKFRSWCFLDFGLDTPSLAALAQRVGKKSTALKAAMQSLGMFSAILWVLPDLVGLSVMAYEYHRWEHFPIFGCLLSVGISLPRTYFMLQKCISGAADDTKRVLSKALEAEGKKSI